CGCTATTCTGACATTAAATTAACTCGCGGATGTGAAGAGAGATTGGCGCACGAAAACCGGGCACTATAAAACAAGAGCGCACGCGGATCGTCCGAAATCAGCAGATTGCGTCGTTTATCACCCACTGTCCGAAAATCTATGTATACGATATGCGCGATTTGTTCGAAGCGATTTAACGGTGCACAGCGCATATATGGATTCGTTTAGAATCGCTTCCTACAGCATACTTAATCCAATACAACCGCGCATAACTAATGACGTGATTACTGCGCGCTGAGGTCAAGCAGCaatagcaaaaaattttaatctagaattagataatttaaaagttcAGAACGCatgtatatgaaaaatgtCGAAGTGCAATTTTCACGTGAGCGAAAATGTACTTTTCCGCGAAACAAGATTCAAGGCATGTAGTAGTAAAAGGATCTTATTCCTTAATTAACTTTCAGTGAACTTAAATAGAgtcttaatttaaattcatttactgcgatatttaatatcgaatATTGAAAGATTATAAGAAACGACGACTCTACGACTTCGCTTCCGTTTCATTAAAGGAGAATCGACTGCAAATTAGAATATTAGCATATGTAATACCCAATATAAATTCCAAATGCTCTGTTATATATCGAGctaaaaaatccattttatactttgaaattattatacttctataataaaaaagaactaattaaaataatgttatcttgatctttataaattatttttcgattccacaaaaaattttattgaaaaagaagtgtttaaaatttcttcGGAAAAGAGACTTCAGACTTCCGCTCTTCTGTCGCATTAATATGATATTCAAAGCAAACAATTTGATACTCAAACCAcggttgaaaatattataatacatgttTGTTCCTTCTTGTTTGACTTGCGTTTCAACGTTTTACGCttctttatgaataaaaattgttttaattaaaaatgccaGTATAATGTTTCGTGACATTTTCCGCTTTCAGCGCCTCCGCGAAAGGTGGAAATCAGCAGTCACCCAAACAATAGGGAAATCGAGGTGAAGGTGGGCGAATCACGGCGCTTGGAATGCATCGTCAGATCGGCCAAACCGGCCGCCTCGATCATTTGGTATCGTGGAAACGTGCAGATCAAGGGCGGTGACACCACCACCAACGCAATCTCTATCGAGGGTGGTAAGTAGCTACGCTATCCTGTTACGCACGTTGATATTCGATTACGATAATCCCGCGCGCGAATGAATATATCATGGCTATTACGTGACAAGGATTAAATGAGCACCGCACGGTACGTGTATACGGCACACTTCTCATCTGATAACATTATCTCGTCTAATTAAACCGTAATTAGATTTCGATCGCACGAAAAAACTTTTCCGCGaaacaacattttaaatttcttcaaagGAAGGCGGCATCTTGCATTCTATTCCATCGCATGTTTAAGTAGCTAccgttaaatatgttatatatttgttccTTTGTTCTCTGACTTAATTAAACTTGTGATAAGCGTAATAAGCAGGATATAATATCGGAACGGTACAGTCTGTctgacgcgcgcgcgcgcacgatgCTGAGAGGCGAGTAAGTAATCTTGAATTTCGTCGGAAGCTGTTCGGGAGCTTACCGCGACGCGCGCGTGGAAGTGGGAAAAAGATTGGGATGGCGTCGAGAcgcctccctctctctctctctctctccagcGCCGCTTCCAGTTGCCAAGAGCATCTTCGATCGATCCCATGACACACAACTCTGGCCGCGCTCCAACTACCGAAATTGACGTTCCTGTCTCTCGCTCGCGCCGCCGCTTGCGTTTTTACATTTCGGCCGGAGACAGCTCGACGAGACATCAAACGATTGCATTGGCCGACTCGCCGTTTTATCATCACCCGGCGCAAAACTAAATACTACACCCCGATAAGGACGTCGATAAATAGCGGGACTGAAATTAAAAGAGGCCCGTGTCGCGACGCGCAACGCGTAGGATGTTCATAAAACAAACATAATCAAATTTCTACAATGTGGAAGCCTTGTGAAAGTCGAGTAGATAAGGGAAGTTCCTGCGAAACACGTTGCATAaagatgttttattaattcttatctGGTAAGCAGGAACGAAGGAATGAATGTTCCATGAATGCAAAAGCTACTATTTCTCGTcgttgatataatattaattaatatccaGAAGAAGGAGAATACTAAATATtttcgtattaaatttttaaaagatgttatttgtgtattataaaaatgttaaagtgGATTCAATGAATTCTAGTTATCTATATTACAAAAGTACAGACTGtgcggaaaaaagaataaaacaaatatcgtTTAATTAGATTTGACTATCcttgatacatttttaaaatttaaccgTGTATTTTATGGACACCTTATATGCTTATCGCACGTCGACTATGCGGAAAGAAAAAGCCTTCATTTTCGCGGTTATCGCGAAACATGAATTCATTATCGGAGAATATGCACATAAACAGACGATGTAATGTGTGTGAATTTGtaggtatttaaaataaatttgctctACATTTAGCGgataatttgattaaagatGAAATGAGTATTTCAATGTTAttctatattacatattttaatattatcccTTCCCATCCTGACGTTCAACGTAGACgtcaattttattgcattttacgATACGTTTTCaaaacgagaaataatatttaaatctcaTTATGAATCTAATGGACATCACTTTTATACGTTATTATGGATTTATCTATGAACTTATCTTGGTGTCTAGGtatgatatataaaagtttttttgttcacttgtggaataaaaattggattatttagtattacaatattttatctaacatTGTATAACGTTATATTTGACTTTGATTTTATCCACAAGAAGTGGAAACGATAAATACCTTAATCATTTTAATGCTCGCCATAAATCTATTTGATGACTCGTGCTAATGTTATTTGCGCTTTCGCAGCAAAATACGAGTGCCGCAAAAAACAGTGCGTCGTCGTTTTCTTTATTACGATGTTCGCATCTCGCTCGTCATTCCAACAGCAATCTTTCTCCGGATGCATGCCGTCAAACCACGTCATCTTTGATAGCCGAGAGCATTTGTATCCGACACGTTTCCGAAAATTGTGTGAAACCGTCACCGCGTGGACCGCGACGCGTAAAACGAGTCGCGCTTTCGCGTATAAAAGCTTGTCCGGAGCTTTTAGctcaaatataaaaaggagTGCGCCGCGAACGCACGTATCACCTTATAATGTCGCGTTTGACTTTAATGTAAATTGTGTACTTTCTATGCGCCGCCTATGAATAATTCAACTTCCTTGGCGAGTCTCAATTAATTCGAACACCTTGTACACTTTCATATACAAATTATGAACGATTAAAATCTCTTCAGGTTTCAATCAAAAATCCAAATCGTGTGTTCAAGttaatttttccataaatACGAATACTTCAGCCATAAATGCGCGATATATCGCgcacttatttatttatcgtatacgacaaataaaaataatcgaaaaagaattataaaagtaagCGGCCGATATTTGTTTGCTATTTCgcattttttagataaatcacTTACCGCATCGCTGCTCTACTGTCGCCCGAGGTGTGTCCTAGGCCTCCTTTTCCTTTCAGCAGTCCTTCGAGACACTCACACACGTTTTCGCGGCGCACGCCTTGCTCGCGCACGTACccgaatacgaaaatcgcgcgactcACTtcaaacggcactcccgacgtcGCAAGCGAATCAAATTGTCCAAGATGCGACGTGACGCTCGAATCCCGCCCACGTTTCAGACGATCGCttttaccaattggggcacgattatCTCAAAGCTGAAAGCATAAGCTCGAAGAAAGTAAGGGGCGATTAGTCATGGAGTCAACTGGATAGCGTGTGGTATCCCAGCAGCATTTCAATGTCTAACAAATGGAACTGACGAAGTCGCTGGGCTGACTTCTATGCCGCAAATCATGTTTCATAGTTGCAATTAAGCAACCCCATGCTTTCCGGCATGATATATGTTGACACGTCTGACACTGAAGGGATCCACGGTTTTATCGGGATCCCATGATAAAGCTGATCCTTTCCTCCTCCGAGCCGAGCCCAAAGTCGAGAGGAAAACCTGAAGCCGAAAGAGGTTcgatcgtgtcccaatatttatCATGCGTTCAATATTTATGGTGCGTTCGTCTATATGATTCGCCAGAATACGTGTTTCGTACTCGCGCGAAAACTACCATGACACcctcggcattaacggcactcccgacgcacGTTTTAttatacgacggaacgaatacGTTTTATAACACCGAATACGCACAAAGTTTAtctgtaaaacataaaaatattttatatattaatattcgaAAAGagttataacataatttaattataatattaatatttgtaataataaataaaattttattacttggatctgaaattaattaaatagatacGAAATATCGTATTGTGTGCGTTTGCAAGCGCTTAATAATGTGCGCTTGCAAACGCACACGAGTTCATACGCAACGCACAGAATATTCGCTTTATAGTTTGCAAAGCGCTAATCACAATAGTATGCAATGCTGGCACATGATCTTGCTGCAAGTTCGCAATTGTACGAAACAGTcgcgtaatataaatatacaatacatttacattacaatGATATTCGAAACAGTATTATAGTTTTACAACTAtaactgaataaaatattatccgtCATAATAAATAggatttattattctaaaaataatttcgtatatttcaaattaatcagAATATATCGGAGCTATTCTAATCACTGATAACATGTATCGAGGTCAAGATTGAATctaactaattttaaataatcaccTAAGAAGCAAGTTGATCAGATTTCTTAAAAGAAAACCGCTAATTTCACGGCTATAAAGTAACAGCAGATGCCACTTTTCAATTTGCATttcgtataatatttatttcgcgcTTGCGCGCGTACAATGTTGCAGACAAGGATGCGAAGCCCGGAGAGACGTCCAGGGAATTGCTCAAGTACGACACTCATGGTTCCATTACCATCGTGCCTACGGCGGACGATAATGGGATGGATTACACCTGCGAGGCTAGCCACGAGGCAATACCCATAGACAGGCCCATGCGGGCTACCATTAGACTCTCCGTTTTCTGTAAGTGCGACCTGATGTACATATGCCGCAAAAACGGCTTGCGTGACCGTTTACGTTGTAGCGTGCCGGCACGACCAACGTCGTGAGAAAAAAACCGAAGTGAGAGTTATACAAAATTACAGTTCGTAGCGCGTACCGCGCCTACCGAAATTACCGAAAACGAGTCGACATTAATCCTTAATTAGTCTCCCATTAGTCCATCGAGCCCATGCTACCGAACATGGGTCTAGACGGTCAAGAAAACGAGCGGAGTTTCCTTTTAATTTcgtaatatgttatttatgcCTACGAGGGAAGCTAATGCGGGTCCCATTTGTATACGAATGAGAACACATTTTGAAGTAGAATAATACAATTAGGGTCGACTAAAAAGCagctttaatttaaattttaaaatatacggCGCGCGAGTATATCGTGCTGATTACAAAATTGCTTGTTACTTTTCTCGCGCTTGAGTCTAGTTAGAAAATTAACGTAATAAAACTACCCATTATATCATTCATTGTACAAGATAATATATAGTCCTCTGAATTAGTAGGAATTTAGCTGACGCGGAATTAGAATGTGCGAGATACAATTTTACATGTTTCTAAAAAAGATTCTTTCCAAATCTTGTCTGCTCTTTGAGCTATTCGAATTGAGGACGACTTTCAATGCCTATTATTCAAATAcgctttcaaataaaatgtagaataagTAGACTACAAGATTAATGCTAGGTTTTAATAAACACTCTTCTGTTTTTCTTTGCGTCAACGAACAAtgaagcgaaaaaaaaaatgcttaaaaCCTAGCGCTAGCCTTGTAACTCATTTAttcaacatattaattttgttagaaACCTTAAGGCCAGTGccgcattatattattaatgctttcaaataaatttcgttATCGCGAAGCTTCGATATAATGGCGCCGATGTTTTGCCTCGCAGATCCACCTGGTCAACCGTACATCGAAGGCTACACCGAGGGCGAGACCGTGCAACGCGGTCAGAATGTGGAGCTCTCCTGCCGATCACGCGGCGGAAATCCGCCGGCCGATATCATCTGGTACAGGAACGGCGAAAGGATCTCGTCGTTCACTCGCCGGGAGAACACCTTCAGCGAGAACGTGCTCTCGTTCATAGCCCGCGCGGAGGACGAGAAGGCCCGCTACAGATGCGAGGTCTCCAACGTCATGAGCGTGCAGCCCATGAAAGTGCACGTCGATCTCACTGTGCTTTGTAAGTGTGCGCTCGCGCGCGTCCGATAATTGCGCGCGGTGAGGTAGCGGTAAAACGTTGCAAATTGCATTTCGAGAAACGCTCTGAGAAATTCTCCGTCTTCATCCATCCTTCACGCGTCCCGCGCGCTTACATCTTTCAcataattatagaatatattattgtctcctgcatatataatacattaattcaCGTAAAATAACATGAGAAATTTGAGTTTAATGCACTTAGCGTTGCGAGTGTGTTACTTGTCTCTTTTATGCagtattgtaaattatataattattcctTAACAAAAACTAATTACTCACCGAAATAcctcgatttaatttttttcctgttgcatttgatatttttagatttttcttatttgttgtactaatttaataaattatttaattaatgcgaGTCTATATAAATATGCTCAGGAAATAAAGACTGAAAaagaatagagaaaaatatgaatgtgTCACTCTGCAGGTATCATgcttttaaattgtttttaaacttTACGGAGAATGCATATTTCTCGCGAGCGATACTTGAAATGTATTTAAGGTGTTAGAATATTAATGTCGTCTGGAGCCTGTCTGTGGCATTTACCATTACTTTACCGCAAGGCATAGTATTGCACAACTAAGGTTGCATAGCGTATGGACGATCTCTTGCCGACGGAACAGCGGCATAAATAATTCTGCTTCCTATTTTCACCGAGGCTACGTTCGTGTTAcctaaattgaaattttgctAACTTTATGTTCGCATGATATATGGACAAAATACCGAGGCTGGCTTACCGCAcacttaaaataaaagattacgGTTGTCGACACTATTGTAGTTATTGGCAGCCTGTCGGCgaactttatttaatgtatatttttatggtcgatataaaaaaataaaaatttacggcAGCGAAAGATATTGGTTTCTCAAAAGTAATACACTGGTTTTCCGCAGAAATTCCTtccgtaaaatattaataaaatattaatataaaggtaaaaattcaacaattgTATGCTATGCTACATCGATatgctaatttttatttatgaaacatttaGATTTAGCTAGATTCGAGAAAAACCTGCGGATCAGTTATTGAACCCATCTATTTGTTATTTCCACGTTTTTTGAATCTTTGAGTGAATTAATTCGAGCTGTTTATGATGCGTAGTTGCGCCTGCTGGAGTCACCATTACCGGCCCGACGGAGGCGAAGGCGGACGACCAGGTGCACATTACCTGCATGACGGAGAACTCAAATCCGCCCGCGGACATAAAGTGGACGGTGGACGGGCATAATTTCGAGAGTAACAGCTCGAAGACGGAGCCAGCACCGAACGGCGGCTGGATCACCACCTCGAACGTGACGTTCAGCATTAATCGCAAGAGCCGTAGCATCGTCGTCATCTGCCACGCTTCCAACGCCAAGCTCACGGAGAACGTGGTCGGCACGCACACCATCAACGTGATATGTGAGCGTCCCTCTTCTCTCTATCGTACAATTTCGCTAGTCACTCGCTACAAGTGCACTATGCGGGCACATCGCAGTCGTAACGAGGCTCCATGCTCTCCCGCCCGCGGCGAAAACCTAATTTCCGCCCCGCGTCAAAGAACCGGTACCGGGTGTCCCGGAACTGCCGTGAGATATTTCACGGAAAGACTTTTCGATCGTCAATTtgcgatattaaatttctcgaCTGTGTATTATAGAAATCCCCGACGACGCTGACGACCAAACCGTGATGAACTTTACTGAAATTAACCGGAAAACAAAGTTTGATTAACTATTTACACCCCTGGGGCTTTATTTGCGGAAGTAATTAAACCCCCATGGGGGTTttcggtgaaaaaaaaaatattccatttcatattttaacgtgaaaacacataaaatatgtagaataattaaaatgcaaatctaaaataacattattaaatagaaagatttttttctctctctctatcttctATTCATGACATAGGCGCTATTTATTTCTTGCCATTTCTGCCGGATAATACACGGTTTTGACGCAGCATGTTAGAGCGAAATTGCCTTAGATacggttttaaaaaaataacgagtACTCTCCAAGATGGAACGTCTTATAACGCGCGGATATTTTCCCTAAGTATACAGTGTGCTGGCAAAATTATGGATTCCGTCGTTCGCTTCCTCAACGATCATTTTGTAACGCGTTCGGAGGAAATTGGGTAAACGATAATGCCGATGGCCGTTGCCGCTGACATCTTCGCGGCATGCGATGACAAATTAATCGACCGCACCGCCGTTATCCGGGGTCCCGAAACGTGCATACGCAATACGCTCCCACGAATCCGATGGTCGGAATTCATTAAACATATTCGACATAACGTCATGTAGCGCGCATGATACATTCGCGCAATAACACAACCGTAATCGACCGACATTAATTTCCgccgtaaataaataatccttGAATAATCAACTGCGTTTTCAGCTTGTAATTACATGCATTAAAATTACTCGCTATCTGAATATACTAAACAATTAGTTGGTCTGCAATCAATAATACCGCCCGGCAATCCGTGACTGTAACGAATGCCACTCGTGTCCAGCGATATAACCGGATTCAACAAATAATCTCCTTACAAATTATGATAAACCCTTTATCGAATGTTTAactaatattaaagtaatgaaaaaaatttattatgcagaATTATACAGGTGATAAATTACTTACCCTATTGTTATTCTACTGTCGCCCGATGCCTCCTAGGCCTCCTTCTCTTCTCAACGGTCCACACATTCGCGGCGTGCGCCTTGCTCGCGACTTATTCGAATATGAAAATCgcacggcactcccgacactgtaaaatataaatacatttatactacAATGAGACATGCGAAACAATACTATAGTTATATAGctatagtttaataataatattatgattgaGATAAGaatcgaaaatttataataggacaatcgaaaatatttaattttgtccgACGTTGTAGATCCACCTTCGAAACTAAGCGTTACCGGATACGAAGAGGGCACGACAATAGTGGCCGGGACAGTGCTAAAGCTCATGTGCATCGCCACGGCGGGTAATCCATTGGCCACGTTAACATGGTACAAGAACGACCGCAAGGTACGTTGAAATCGAGCGACACGATTGTGGAGGATTATCGCCCAGACTTAAAAGGCATAAAGCACTAAACGCAAAAGCTCGTAATTCTATTCTTCACACACAAAGCTATTTTGTActatttgttaaaaagaataataataccgGAAATAACATTAGCTTCAcgattaattacttaattccGGAATTTTTCCGACGTACTTATATACTGTTTGATCAaatacgaaaattattttatgcatccGAAGATTAACATTGCTTGAAATTTTGTCggctttaaatttttaataatgctttaaattaaaaattttggaatataaaacttatgctttaaaattatagctattaaaaattacgttctttgaaactttttttattaaaaattaaagtatttcaAGCAAAATTGAAGTAAGTCTCATAGTTCGTAAGAATTATCCATTTTGGAAGCGGTTTGAAGCCATGAATTATAAACTTACTTCATTTTCTCGGatcaaacttttttaaaattttttacggcattttaacataaattcgCGCTTCTAAAATCCGTCACAATATGAATCATTGTGTTgacacattattttatattgcaggTCTCACTTGGCACAGTGAGACAGCGAAATCATGCTGTCTCCAGCGAGTTAGCGATACTCGTCAACGCGTCTGACAACAATGCCCATGTGCGATGCGAAGCGACAAATTCCGCTACCGAGATACCCCTGCTCAAAGTTCTCGTGCTAAAAGTCAATTGTAAGACATAATTTAtcctatatatttattttcaaaacttaattatacatttttatcaaggTTCTATTCATTGATCGAGTGATAAGTTTTTTTAGTAAGAAGAGatggagatataaaaaagatcGAGCATGCTATAATTATTCTCGTTTCTTTAACGCAAATCTAAGTCGCTATAGTCGAATTAGCGATATTTTAACCGTGGATTGTCCGCTTTTTTTCACAGTCCCGCCCGAGAGGGTGAAGATTAACCGCGAACCCCAGGACTTCCACGCCGGTCAAGAAGGACGCATAATCTGCGAATCCAGCAGCAGCAATCCCGCTGCCGAGATGTCGTGGTGGAAGAACGGGATACCGGTAACCGGCACCAGGAACGGCACCAAGCCCGGATTACACGGCGGCTACCTATCGTTCGTTGAGCTCTCGCTCGACTTAACCGAAGACATGAACGGCGAGGTGTACACCTGCGAGGCCAAGAACACCGAATTGGGGAGGTCTATCCACGACGCTACGACGCTGGACGTGTTGTGTGAGTATGCACCTAAGTAGATAGCTCTTAACGATTTAATCCGCGGAGATCAgcatgcacgcacgcacgcgcgaTCGTGCCCGACGAGAGCGTTCAACCCGGAAATCTCGCCGCAGAACGCGTATATACGGTAGCGTCTCTCGGTATCCCTCTGGATATTCGCGATCGTGTTCGTGTAAATTTCTCGGCATATACCGTGAAAATATCTCGTTGTGCTGCAACAATGCAGCGGTATTATATACTATGGCagtaataaattgaaaaaatataaatattgaagagacaagaaataatttgttatttattttcacacatTATTGTCGGAGTACGGTAAAAAAACggcttatatttaaaaattgtataaaaaatatcttaatttaaaacaatatttttaacatattgcTCGATTAAATACGATACATAACAATACCATTTAAACTTCTCTTTATTCCGTAGACAAACCGATATTCTCGCCATTAGACCCTTTCGAATTAACCGGTCTGGAAGGAGAACCCTTTGTGATTTCCGTATCGGCGAGGGGCAACCCTAATACAACGGAATATACGTGGACAAGAGACGGTCTACCGATAGTTAGTAGCAATAGGAGAGTGACCGCGCACGGTTCCACGCTAAATATCACCAAA
This window of the Linepithema humile isolate Giens D197 chromosome 1, Lhum_UNIL_v1.0, whole genome shotgun sequence genome carries:
- the sns gene encoding nephrin isoform X5, encoding MCVYKWTSVAAMKVSGVIAEKKLFGMRLFVLIAACLTSAVKGEAVQQHFRIRPSNSSVLEGGEVVIPCEVTNRVGAVQWVKDGFAYVIQPNGDIVGHPRLKMIGDQNAGIYNLRITDASLTDDGEYECQVGRYLRIKPIRASAHLIVTSPPRKVEISSHPNNREIEVKVGESRRLECIVRSAKPAASIIWYRGNVQIKGGDTTTNAISIEGDKDAKPGETSRELLKYDTHGSITIVPTADDNGMDYTCEASHEAIPIDRPMRATIRLSVFYPPGQPYIEGYTEGETVQRGQNVELSCRSRGGNPPADIIWYRNGERISSFTRRENTFSENVLSFIARAEDEKARYRCEVSNVMSVQPMKVHVDLTVLFAPAGVTITGPTEAKADDQVHITCMTENSNPPADIKWTVDGHNFESNSSKTEPAPNGGWITTSNVTFSINRKSRSIVVICHASNAKLTENVVGTHTINVIYPPSKLSVTGYEEGTTIVAGTVLKLMCIATAGNPLATLTWYKNDRKVSLGTVRQRNHAVSSELAILVNASDNNAHVRCEATNSATEIPLLKVLVLKVNFPPERVKINREPQDFHAGQEGRIICESSSSNPAAEMSWWKNGIPVTGTRNGTKPGLHGGYLSFVELSLDLTEDMNGEVYTCEAKNTELGRSIHDATTLDVLYKPIFSPLDPFELTGLEGEPFVISVSARGNPNTTEYTWTRDGLPIVSSNRRVTAHGSTLNITKLDRHDAGTYICEALNKEGTTFYQLNLTVQYPAKIKRISSSGIVYPPGIEAKLFCEIDGSPIGDEFVTWQKVGSNLEPGRYSTSFVNRTSYLHIERPSQQDVGEYLCKVNNGIGNVTSDPILFITNFKPEMTNTPLTRKAAANKGISVHLYCKARGSPLPRFSWIFNRKTLSPNTTENKYSITHSDLSELYSETVLTIHNVKAQDYGKYECRAQNKVGQSSEDILLDVTSPPDKPSDLEVYNVTHDSVTLIWKRGFDGGLPTSYQIRWRQALDYEARYYYLDISPGENKATISGLSLGTYYVFSVKAINEKGDSGFLPDLVKVQTLREAPPTELTSSENSSSYIIVIIITVSASACLLIAATIVFATIKSKKKAQRAGINKSQTADMYAPSTVNGDTMTGELSSMSDEKSDVNFDANDYVVSAISQYVLSNK
- the sns gene encoding nephrin isoform X4 — its product is MCVYKWTSVAAMKVSGVIAEKKLFGMRLFVLIAACLTSAVKGEAVQQHFRIRPSNSSVLEGGEVVIPCEVTNRVGAVQWVKDGFAYVIQPNGDIVGHPRLKMIGDQNAGIYNLRITDASLTDDGEYECQVGRYLRIKPIRASAHLIVTSPPRKVEISSHPNNREIEVKVGESRRLECIVRSAKPAASIIWYRGNVQIKGGDTTTNAISIEGDKDAKPGETSRELLKYDTHGSITIVPTADDNGMDYTCEASHEAIPIDRPMRATIRLSVFYPPGQPYIEGYTEGETVQRGQNVELSCRSRGGNPPADIIWYRNGERISSFTRRENTFSENVLSFIARAEDEKARYRCEVSNVMSVQPMKVHVDLTVLFAPAGVTITGPTEAKADDQVHITCMTENSNPPADIKWTVDGHNFESNSSKTEPAPNGGWITTSNVTFSINRKSRSIVVICHASNAKLTENVVGTHTINVIYPPSKLSVTGYEEGTTIVAGTVLKLMCIATAGNPLATLTWYKNDRKVSLGTVRQRNHAVSSELAILVNASDNNAHVRCEATNSATEIPLLKVLVLKVNFPPERVKINREPQDFHAGQEGRIICESSSSNPAAEMSWWKNGIPVTGTRNGTKPGLHGGYLSFVELSLDLTEDMNGEVYTCEAKNTELGRSIHDATTLDVLYKPIFSPLDPFELTGLEGEPFVISVSARGNPNTTEYTWTRDGLPIVSSNRRVTAHGSTLNITKLDRHDAGTYICEALNKEGTTFYQLNLTVQYPAKIKRISSSGIVYPPGIEAKLFCEIDGSPIGDEFVTWQKVGSNLEPGRYSTSFVNRTSYLHIERPSQQDVGEYLCKVNNGIGNVTSDPILFITNFKPEMTNTPLTRKAAANKGISVHLYCKARGSPLPRFSWIFNRKTLSPNTTENKYSITHSDLSELYSETVLTIHNVKAQDYGKYECRAQNKVGQSSEDILLDVTSPPDKPSDLEVYNVTHDSVTLIWKRGFDGGLPTSYQIRWRQALDYEARYYYLDISPGENKATISGLSLGTYYVFSVKAINEKGDSGFLPDLVKVQTLRPNKEENLPDILLEKGDFPMNYIYTLAATSLIIFIVNVFIMLWYIVRKRNKARINKSQTADMYAPSTVNGDTMTGELSSMSDEKSDVNFDANDYVVSAISQYVLSNK